In a genomic window of Candidatus Cybelea sp.:
- a CDS encoding type ISP restriction/modification enzyme, with translation MKRYLAKVADIRASGHAVDELSYYPALSELFEQIGSRLEPQVKPVMNIRNTGAGLPDGGLFTADQVRRRSSNVLASSIPGRGAIEVKGPSQDIDAIFKSEQAKSYSKRYGQVLLTNLRSFALVVDDAEGRRVVDSLSLADDEPAFWKLVNEATKSDKAIAEQFEDFLVRVLLRGAPLREAHDIAMLLASFAREAAERMPMADPPGLLAVRDALEKSLGLKFKGEDGDHFFHSTLIQTLFYGVFSAWVLWSKDPQRKASDKFRWHDAAWHLHVPMVRSLFEQIATPSMLGPLRMAPILDAVADALNRVDRRQFFKAFDTGRTVQHFYEPFLQKFDPVLRKKMGVWFTPPEIVEYMVARVDRVLREELDLADGLADQRVYLLDPCAGTGSFLVAALRKIGEHLGVGKDASAALKLKKIALTRIFGFELIPAPFVVSHLQVGLLLQSIGAPLKQSGNREERAQVYLSNALTGWRVEDDTKLLLPFPQFAEERDAANRVKRDTPIIVIIGNPPYDGFSGVSPEEEQGLIDPYKEGLKEWGFTKNKLDDPYIRFFRIAENRISQHEPYRGIVCYVSNYSWVNHKTAAPVRQSLLSHFDQFWIDNLHGNRQISEYGPDRKSSETIFALEGFSRGIRQGVVVSLWLKRSREHLEEPVVLYRDDFNDSRAEARRQHMVHSLSDSNPDSEYVVVKPERSRYYSLKPAAALPEYREWPSIEDICKLPASLGLNENRKGALMDVQRDTLIERMRAYFEGSDAATLRRLGGAGLLSDAARFDAQSVQTAMRGLGFSVSSVHRFLYHPFDKRWAYVAGHKLWNEWRPQLVRTLGHQTVFIVYRKNAVEPNDGVPLLASRDIGDQHAMHKDAYFIPLQYTTSDERGGHVKLFDDSHPNLSDAAVEYLKTLGYSSDQIAKGEADLIWYHFVAIANSAQYMAENADDLAVQAPRFPLPRSREMLVSSAMLGQQIATMTDLDQEVDGVSRGKVAKDLSSVATLTKTNGDAVTEDDLLVNAGWGRVSKNGITGGRGKIVVWEDGKAVETEDEEQIKIAAGNIVLDIYINENVCFKGVPREVWQYSVAGYQVLKKWLSYREQAALHRVLDIDEARQFTQIARRIAAILEMGERLDANYRQVKGATR, from the coding sequence TTGAAGCGGTATCTTGCAAAGGTAGCAGATATACGGGCGTCCGGACACGCCGTTGATGAACTCTCCTACTATCCGGCATTGTCTGAGCTTTTCGAACAGATTGGCTCGCGCCTGGAGCCCCAGGTTAAGCCCGTAATGAATATACGCAATACGGGGGCCGGATTGCCCGATGGGGGCCTGTTTACAGCCGACCAGGTACGTCGTCGGTCGTCTAACGTTCTTGCATCTAGTATCCCGGGGCGCGGCGCAATCGAAGTAAAAGGTCCGAGCCAGGACATTGACGCCATTTTCAAGTCGGAACAGGCGAAGAGCTACTCGAAACGTTATGGGCAAGTGCTCCTTACCAACCTTCGATCATTTGCGTTAGTTGTTGATGACGCTGAAGGTCGTCGGGTAGTCGATTCTCTCTCACTCGCGGATGATGAGCCTGCCTTTTGGAAGCTCGTCAACGAAGCGACAAAATCCGATAAGGCAATAGCCGAGCAGTTTGAAGACTTTCTAGTCCGGGTCCTACTCCGGGGCGCGCCATTGCGAGAGGCGCACGACATTGCAATGCTACTTGCATCATTCGCACGCGAAGCCGCAGAACGGATGCCAATGGCAGACCCACCGGGCCTTCTCGCGGTCCGCGACGCCTTGGAAAAATCTCTTGGGTTGAAGTTCAAAGGCGAGGATGGCGACCACTTCTTCCATTCCACGCTGATACAGACTTTGTTCTACGGCGTATTCTCCGCGTGGGTACTTTGGTCAAAGGACCCGCAACGCAAGGCAAGCGACAAGTTTCGATGGCACGATGCTGCGTGGCATCTTCACGTGCCGATGGTTCGCTCGCTCTTTGAACAAATCGCTACACCATCTATGTTAGGCCCGCTGCGGATGGCCCCCATTCTTGATGCGGTGGCGGACGCTCTAAACCGCGTTGATCGGAGGCAGTTCTTCAAAGCCTTCGATACAGGCCGTACCGTCCAGCACTTTTACGAGCCGTTTCTGCAAAAGTTTGATCCGGTGCTACGAAAAAAGATGGGTGTATGGTTTACGCCTCCTGAAATTGTTGAATATATGGTAGCCCGCGTAGATCGGGTCTTGCGTGAGGAGCTAGACTTAGCTGACGGCTTGGCGGACCAGCGCGTCTATCTCCTAGACCCTTGCGCCGGTACCGGCTCGTTTCTCGTAGCTGCCCTGCGCAAAATAGGTGAACATCTAGGTGTCGGAAAAGATGCTTCGGCAGCCTTGAAGCTCAAGAAAATAGCACTCACAAGGATTTTTGGCTTCGAGCTAATTCCAGCTCCATTTGTCGTCTCGCATCTTCAAGTGGGCTTGTTGCTGCAATCTATCGGTGCCCCGCTGAAACAAAGTGGCAACCGGGAGGAACGGGCGCAAGTCTATCTCAGCAACGCTCTCACGGGGTGGCGAGTCGAAGACGACACGAAACTTCTTCTTCCGTTCCCCCAGTTCGCTGAAGAACGCGATGCTGCTAACCGCGTCAAGCGTGACACTCCCATCATCGTAATCATTGGCAATCCGCCCTACGATGGCTTTTCCGGAGTAAGTCCTGAAGAAGAGCAGGGCCTTATCGATCCGTACAAAGAGGGCTTAAAAGAATGGGGCTTCACCAAGAACAAGCTGGACGACCCCTATATTCGTTTCTTTCGCATCGCAGAGAATCGAATCTCGCAACATGAGCCATATCGCGGCATCGTTTGCTATGTATCAAACTACTCATGGGTAAATCACAAGACCGCTGCCCCCGTTCGGCAAAGCCTGCTAAGTCATTTCGACCAGTTCTGGATCGACAATCTCCACGGAAATCGACAGATATCCGAGTACGGACCGGATCGTAAATCGAGCGAAACGATCTTTGCTTTGGAGGGGTTCTCTCGGGGAATCCGCCAGGGTGTCGTCGTCTCCCTATGGCTTAAGCGCTCGCGGGAGCACCTGGAAGAGCCTGTTGTGCTCTACCGGGATGACTTCAATGATTCGCGCGCTGAAGCTCGACGCCAGCACATGGTTCATTCATTGTCAGACTCTAATCCCGATAGCGAATATGTGGTTGTCAAACCAGAGCGGAGCCGTTACTATTCCCTCAAGCCAGCCGCTGCATTACCAGAGTATCGAGAGTGGCCTAGCATAGAAGATATCTGTAAACTACCGGCGTCCCTCGGCCTCAACGAAAACCGGAAGGGAGCCCTCATGGACGTTCAGCGTGACACGCTCATTGAGCGCATGAGGGCGTATTTTGAAGGCTCCGATGCTGCAACGTTGCGAAGGTTAGGCGGAGCGGGCTTACTAAGCGACGCTGCTCGTTTTGACGCCCAATCTGTGCAGACTGCGATGAGAGGCCTGGGATTTTCTGTGTCCTCCGTCCATCGCTTCTTGTACCATCCATTCGATAAACGGTGGGCATATGTCGCGGGACATAAGCTTTGGAACGAATGGCGACCTCAGCTTGTCCGAACCCTGGGACACCAGACCGTGTTCATAGTTTATCGCAAAAACGCGGTCGAACCAAACGATGGAGTACCTTTGCTCGCATCTAGGGATATCGGCGACCAACATGCGATGCACAAAGACGCCTATTTCATCCCACTGCAGTATACGACCAGCGACGAGCGCGGCGGCCACGTTAAACTCTTCGATGACAGTCACCCAAACCTCTCGGATGCGGCAGTAGAATATCTTAAAACCTTAGGCTATTCGAGCGACCAGATCGCTAAAGGTGAAGCTGACCTCATTTGGTATCATTTTGTCGCGATAGCAAACTCTGCTCAGTACATGGCCGAAAACGCCGACGATTTGGCCGTGCAAGCTCCGCGCTTCCCACTACCGCGCTCGCGCGAAATGCTTGTGTCATCCGCCATGCTCGGTCAACAGATCGCCACAATGACGGACCTTGACCAAGAAGTTGACGGCGTATCGCGGGGAAAGGTAGCCAAGGACTTGTCTTCCGTGGCTACCCTGACGAAAACAAATGGCGATGCCGTCACGGAAGATGACCTTTTGGTAAATGCTGGATGGGGACGTGTTAGCAAGAATGGGATTACCGGAGGACGGGGCAAAATCGTTGTCTGGGAGGACGGGAAGGCGGTGGAAACCGAGGACGAAGAACAAATCAAAATCGCCGCAGGCAACATCGTTCTTGACATTTACATTAACGAGAACGTGTGCTTCAAAGGTGTGCCTCGCGAGGTTTGGCAGTATTCAGTAGCGGGTTATCAGGTGCTCAAGAAGTGGCTTAGTTACCGGGAACAGGCTGCCTTGCACCGGGTCCTCGACATTGATGAAGCGCGACAGTTCACTCAGATAGCTCGGCGAATAGCCGCGATCCTGGAAATGGGTGAGCGTCTAGACGCCAACTATCGTCAAGTGAAAGGCGCCACGCGGTGA
- a CDS encoding ribonuclease H-like domain-containing protein, protein MGLTAKPCLSARDEQWVTKTDIIRFRACPYAFFLVDRGYVSLEQLGGEFNNELIQAGRDFERTVRASAVPLPIPSELTYDVLPTLFSKPCVLFGLPMLENVKLKIYGKPDGVKTEGGKLIPIEIKSHASVRREDRLELAFYHTLLEPYRTMRSEPRGMLILRTAFGEEQIVIELREQDFEVVRGLVKDVRRARRDGVTPRVCACEVCATRPEVDEYIRERKGTTLIYGVRASRARALANLGISSLEHIRDCDPESVSRDLRPHRHFVSESTVRSWKHHAASYFSEGPVLFGQTPLDFSSFIAVDLEYIAAEPGWIYLIGLSLVTESRTNILQWWGNGPAEIRANLRRLGDQIAQHPNLPVVTWAGGSAEIPELKKAADRYGLDDVLQAFLDRHLDMFHYAERNVRLPIPTLDLKKVSAFFGVPRRSTINGGMEAEALYRRFKSSRSRAARSRIKESLLEYNGDDLRAVSEITYRMRKLSAEARGENVAIEP, encoded by the coding sequence ATGGGGCTCACAGCGAAGCCTTGCTTATCGGCGCGCGACGAACAATGGGTGACCAAAACGGATATCATCCGCTTTCGCGCCTGCCCCTATGCATTTTTTCTTGTAGATCGGGGCTATGTTTCGCTTGAGCAGTTAGGTGGAGAGTTTAATAACGAACTTATACAAGCGGGAAGAGATTTCGAACGAACAGTTAGGGCGTCGGCTGTACCCCTTCCAATACCCTCCGAGTTAACGTACGATGTGCTGCCAACCTTGTTTTCGAAACCGTGCGTCCTCTTTGGGTTACCGATGCTCGAAAACGTCAAGCTGAAAATTTATGGTAAACCTGATGGAGTGAAGACAGAAGGTGGGAAACTCATTCCCATCGAGATTAAGTCGCATGCAAGTGTTCGCCGCGAAGACCGGCTTGAATTGGCGTTTTACCACACGCTCTTAGAGCCATATCGAACCATGCGCTCGGAGCCGAGAGGAATGCTCATCCTCCGAACGGCATTCGGTGAAGAGCAGATTGTAATAGAGCTACGCGAGCAAGACTTCGAGGTCGTACGGGGACTAGTGAAAGACGTTCGGCGTGCTCGTCGCGATGGTGTCACGCCACGTGTTTGCGCATGCGAAGTTTGCGCTACCCGACCAGAAGTCGACGAATACATTAGAGAGCGTAAAGGGACAACTTTGATCTACGGCGTGCGAGCCTCACGCGCCCGTGCTTTGGCGAACCTTGGCATCTCGTCTTTGGAGCACATTCGAGATTGCGATCCAGAGAGTGTATCGCGCGATCTTCGGCCACATCGCCACTTCGTGTCTGAATCAACTGTGCGTTCCTGGAAGCACCACGCGGCGAGCTACTTTAGCGAAGGCCCAGTTTTATTCGGTCAAACACCTCTCGACTTTTCATCTTTCATCGCGGTCGATCTCGAATATATTGCAGCGGAGCCGGGATGGATTTATCTCATCGGACTGTCTCTAGTCACCGAGAGCAGAACGAACATTCTTCAATGGTGGGGCAATGGCCCAGCGGAGATTAGAGCCAACCTTCGCCGACTAGGCGATCAAATCGCACAACACCCGAACCTTCCGGTCGTTACGTGGGCCGGTGGAAGCGCAGAAATTCCGGAGCTCAAAAAGGCCGCCGACAGGTATGGGTTGGACGATGTCTTGCAAGCATTCCTTGACCGACACCTGGATATGTTTCACTACGCCGAACGGAACGTCCGTCTCCCGATTCCAACCCTCGATCTTAAGAAGGTTTCGGCTTTCTTTGGCGTGCCCCGCAGAAGCACGATCAACGGAGGGATGGAGGCAGAGGCGCTCTATCGACGCTTCAAGAGTTCGCGCAGTCGTGCCGCGAGGAGCCGAATTAAGGAATCGCTTCTTGAATACAATGGCGACGACTTGCGCGCTGTGTCCGAGATCACTTACCGAATGAGAAAACTGAGCGCCGAGGCGCGCGGTGAGAACGTAGCCATTGAACCATAG
- a CDS encoding choice-of-anchor tandem repeat GloVer-containing protein has product MPNASTLLRLLICFGVLAGCSHGIGFTPYPNEQLAQREQPLAGNRYQQIYSFKAGIDGANPISGLTEINGTFYGTTYGGGTSGGWGTVFKVAPDGAEHVIYKFKANSDGAHPYAGLTGVNGTLYGTTYQGGTSGSGTVFKVSTTGVEKVLYSFKGGNDGVYPYGRLIADGGQLYGTTYTGGGGYGWGIVFRVSLSGAETVIYRFKANDDGTHDGAHPYAGLIVYNGMLYGTTEQGGTKGNGTVYKVSTGGSEHVVYSFKGAPDGQYPYAKLLAYNGALYGTTYQGGIGSGWGVVFKVTPGGTETILHKFKPNADGAHPQYAGLVEVGGLLYGTTYEGGTPRNGTVYSVTPGGTEHVVYAFKGGPADGAHPYDGLANSNATLYGTTYDGGADNAGTVFKLTP; this is encoded by the coding sequence ATGCCGAACGCCTCCACGCTTCTCCGTCTTCTTATTTGTTTTGGGGTTCTCGCCGGCTGCTCGCACGGCATCGGCTTTACGCCGTATCCGAACGAACAACTCGCGCAGCGGGAGCAGCCGCTCGCCGGCAACCGTTACCAGCAGATCTATAGCTTTAAAGCGGGCATCGATGGCGCAAATCCGATCTCCGGGTTAACCGAGATTAATGGCACGTTCTACGGCACGACGTACGGCGGCGGCACGTCGGGCGGCTGGGGCACCGTATTCAAAGTTGCGCCCGACGGTGCCGAGCACGTCATCTACAAGTTCAAAGCCAACAGCGACGGCGCGCATCCCTACGCCGGCCTCACCGGCGTCAACGGCACGCTCTACGGCACCACGTACCAAGGCGGAACCAGCGGCAGCGGAACGGTCTTCAAAGTCAGCACGACCGGCGTCGAAAAAGTTCTCTACAGCTTTAAGGGCGGAAACGACGGTGTCTATCCCTACGGGCGCCTCATTGCCGATGGCGGGCAGCTCTACGGAACCACGTATACGGGCGGCGGCGGTTACGGCTGGGGCATCGTCTTTCGCGTAAGCCTCTCGGGTGCCGAAACAGTGATCTACCGCTTCAAAGCCAACGACGACGGCACGCACGACGGCGCGCATCCCTACGCCGGTCTGATCGTCTACAACGGAATGCTCTATGGCACGACGGAGCAGGGCGGCACCAAAGGCAACGGCACCGTCTACAAAGTGTCAACTGGCGGCAGCGAGCACGTCGTCTACAGCTTCAAAGGCGCCCCCGACGGACAGTATCCCTATGCCAAGCTCCTCGCCTACAACGGCGCGCTCTACGGTACGACCTACCAAGGCGGAATCGGCTCCGGCTGGGGCGTCGTCTTCAAAGTCACCCCGGGCGGCACCGAAACAATCCTCCACAAGTTCAAACCGAACGCCGACGGCGCGCATCCGCAGTACGCGGGGCTCGTCGAGGTGGGCGGCCTTCTGTACGGCACGACGTACGAAGGCGGAACACCGCGAAACGGCACCGTCTACAGCGTCACGCCCGGCGGCACCGAGCACGTCGTCTACGCATTTAAAGGCGGCCCGGCCGACGGTGCGCATCCCTACGACGGTCTCGCGAACTCAAACGCCACGCTTTACGGCACGACGTACGACGGCGGCGCCGATAACGCCGGTACGGTATTCAAGCTAACGCCTTAA